The Rattus rattus isolate New Zealand chromosome 1, Rrattus_CSIRO_v1, whole genome shotgun sequence genome includes a region encoding these proteins:
- the C1H1orf109 gene encoding uncharacterized protein C1orf109 homolog: MAHDQPLLVVQEALKKCFPVVEEQQDLWQSTLQDCLPLLSSLSNLAEQVQAAQSLRFEDVLALRPFPDLQERLRRKQLEAGDIVLDKLAERLATLLKVRNTISSHVEQVFHTYEQHAAVLDIDTLLRPSVVSPSVTDMLEWLQDIDRHFRSSYLKRKHLLSSIHWGDLASIQALPKAWDQISEDECQTLVSDILLNVSFFLEEAGSRAVSGDLEHRS; the protein is encoded by the exons ATGGCTCATGACCAGCCTCTGCTGGTTGTGCAGGAGGCCCTGAAGAAGTGCTTCCCTGTGGTAGAGGAACAGCAGGACCTGTGGCAGAGCACTCTGCAGgactgcttgcccctcctctcctctctcagcaATCTGGCTGAGCAGGTGCAAGCTGCACAAAGTCTGCGGTTTGAGGATGTGCTAGCCCTTCGTCCGTTTCCAGACTTGCAGGAGCGATTGAGGCGCAAGCAACTAGAGGCTGGTGACATTGTCCTGGACAAGCTAGCTGAGAGGCT AGCCACCCTCCTCAAGGTTCGCAACACCATCAGCAGCCACGTGGAGCAGGTGTTTCACACCTATGAGCAGCATGCGGCCGTGCTTGACATCGATACTCTCCTGAGGCCCTCGGTCGTGAGCCCCTCCGTGACTGACATGTTGGAGTGGCTGCAGGACATCGACAGACATTTTCGAAGCTC GTATCTGAAGAGAAAGcacctcctctcctccatccACTGGGGAGACCTAGCCAGCATCCAAGCACTGCCCAAGGCCTGGGACCAAATTTCAGAAGATGAGTGCCAAACCCTTGTGTCAG ATATCCTGTTGAATGTCTCcttcttcctggaggaagcaggaagccgTGCAGTATCTGGAGATCTGGAGCACCGCAGTTGA
- the Cdca8 gene encoding borealin has translation MAPKKRSSRGTKTNTLRSRKLASFLKDFDREVQVRTKQIESDRQTLLKEVENLYNIEVLRLPKALQVMKWLDYFALGGNRQALEEAATADRDITEINNLTAEAIQTPLKSVKKRKVIEVDEAIKEEEEDEEEEGGGGGRKSHKNLRSARVKRCPPSKKRTQSIQGSSRSKRLSHDFVTPAMSRLEPSLVKPTPGMTPRFDSRVFKTPGLRTPAAKEQVYNISINGSPLADSKEISLSVPIGGGASLRLLASDLQRVDIAQLNPEALGNIKKLSSRLAQICSSIRTGR, from the exons ATGGCTCCTAAGAAACGCAGCAGCCGCGGGACCAAGACCAACACACTGCGGAGCCGGAAGCTCGCCTCTTTCCTAAAGGACTTCGACCGCGAGG TGCAAGTTCGAACCAAGCAAATTGAGTCCGACAGGCAGACCCTCCTCAAGGAGGTGGAAAATCTCTACAACATCGAGGTCCTTCGGCTCCCCAAGGCGCTGCAAGTCATGAAGTGGCTTGACTACTTTG CCCTAGGAGGAAACAGACAGGCCCTGGAAGAGGCAGCAACA GCTGATCGAGACATCACAGAGATAAACAATTTAACAGCTGAAGCTATTCAGACACCTTTAAAATCTGTTAAAA AGCGAAAGGTAATCGAGGTGGATGAAGCcataaaggaagaggaagaagatgaagaagaagaaggaggaggaggaggaagaaagagccaTAAGAATCTTCGATCTGCAAGA GTCAAAAGATGCCCTCCATCCAAGAAGAGAACCCAGTCTATACAAGGAAGCAGCAGAAGCAAAAG GTTAAGCCATGACTTTGTGACACCAGCTATGAGCAGGCTGGAGCCATCTCTGGTGAAACCAACCCCAGGCATGACACCTAGGTTTGATTCCAG GGTCTTCAAAACTCCAGGTCTACGAACCCCAGCGGCCAAGGAGCAGGTTTACAACATCTCTATCAACGGCAGCCCTCTCGCAGACAGCAAAGAGATCTCCCTCAGTGTGCCCATAGGTGGCGGTGCG AGCTTGCGGCTATTGGCCAGTGACTTGCAGAGGGTCGACATTGCTCAGCTGAATCCAGAGGCCCTGGGAAACATTAAGAAACTCTCG AGTCGCCTTGCTCAGATCTGCAGCAGCATCCGGACAGGCCGATGA